A portion of the Diceros bicornis minor isolate mBicDic1 chromosome 20, mDicBic1.mat.cur, whole genome shotgun sequence genome contains these proteins:
- the ATPSCKMT gene encoding ATP synthase subunit C lysine N-methyltransferase isoform X1, translating into MEGGGGSPPETLTEASQLECVLPRSLEANSLKKSNWGFLFTGIVGGTLVAVYAVATPFITPALRRICLPFVPATTKQIENVVKMLRCRRGSLVDIGSGDGRIVIAAAKEGFPAVGYELNPWLVWYSRYCAWREGVQDSAKFYISDLWKVTFSQYSNVVIFGVPQMMPQLEKKLELELEDDARVIACRFPFPHWTPDQVTGEGIDTVWAYDMSTLRGREKRP; encoded by the exons GTTCACCCCCAGAAACACTTACAGAAGCAAGTCAGTTGGAATGTGTTCTGCCTCGAAGTCTTGAAGCCAACAGTTTGAAGAAAAGCAATTGGGGATTCTTGTTTACCGGGATTGTTGGTGGGACCCTGGTGGCTGTATATGCTGTGGCCACACCATTTATAACACCAGCCCTCCGAAGAATTTGTTTACCTTTTGTTCCTGCAACTACAAAGCAGATTGAAAATGTTGTGAAAATGTTGCGATGCAGAAGAGGATCCCTGGTGGACATTGGCAGTGGCGACGGACGTATC GTGATAGCAGCTGCAAAGGAAGGATTCCCGGCTGTGGGTTATGAGTTAAACCCGTGGCTAGTCTGGTACTCCAGATACTGCGCTTGGCGAGAAGGGGTGCAGGACTCTGCCAAGTTTTATATTTCAGATTTGTGGAAG GTGACTTTTTCGCAGTACTCCAACGTTGTTATTTTCGGCGTGCCTCAAATG ATGCCACAGCTGGAGAAGAAACTTGAGCTTGAACTGGAGGATGACGCTAGAGTCATTGCTTGCCGGTTCCCTTTCCCACACTGGACTCCGGACCAGGTCACCGGAGAGGGGATAGACACCGTGTGGGCCTACGACATGAGCACTCTCAGAGGGAGGGAAAAGAGGCCCTGA
- the ATPSCKMT gene encoding ATP synthase subunit C lysine N-methyltransferase isoform X2, translating into MEGGGGSPPETLTEASQLECVLPRSLEANSLKKSNWGFLFTGIVGGTLVAVYAVATPFITPALRRICLPFVPATTKQIENVVKMLRCRRGSLVDIGSGDGRIVIAAAKEGFPAVGYELNPWLVWYSRYCAWREGVQDSAKFYISDLWKMPQLEKKLELELEDDARVIACRFPFPHWTPDQVTGEGIDTVWAYDMSTLRGREKRP; encoded by the exons GTTCACCCCCAGAAACACTTACAGAAGCAAGTCAGTTGGAATGTGTTCTGCCTCGAAGTCTTGAAGCCAACAGTTTGAAGAAAAGCAATTGGGGATTCTTGTTTACCGGGATTGTTGGTGGGACCCTGGTGGCTGTATATGCTGTGGCCACACCATTTATAACACCAGCCCTCCGAAGAATTTGTTTACCTTTTGTTCCTGCAACTACAAAGCAGATTGAAAATGTTGTGAAAATGTTGCGATGCAGAAGAGGATCCCTGGTGGACATTGGCAGTGGCGACGGACGTATC GTGATAGCAGCTGCAAAGGAAGGATTCCCGGCTGTGGGTTATGAGTTAAACCCGTGGCTAGTCTGGTACTCCAGATACTGCGCTTGGCGAGAAGGGGTGCAGGACTCTGCCAAGTTTTATATTTCAGATTTGTGGAAG ATGCCACAGCTGGAGAAGAAACTTGAGCTTGAACTGGAGGATGACGCTAGAGTCATTGCTTGCCGGTTCCCTTTCCCACACTGGACTCCGGACCAGGTCACCGGAGAGGGGATAGACACCGTGTGGGCCTACGACATGAGCACTCTCAGAGGGAGGGAAAAGAGGCCCTGA
- the ATPSCKMT gene encoding ATP synthase subunit C lysine N-methyltransferase isoform X3: MEGGGGSPPETLTEASQLECVLPRSLEANSLKKSNWGFLFTGIVGGTLVAVYAVATPFITPALRRICLPFVPATTKQIENVVKMLRCRRGSLVDIGSGDGRIVIAAAKEGFPAVGYELNPWLVWYSRYCAWREGVQDSAKFYISDLWKVTFSQYSNVVIFGVPQMRYFQELKYKRTLGNPFL; encoded by the exons GTTCACCCCCAGAAACACTTACAGAAGCAAGTCAGTTGGAATGTGTTCTGCCTCGAAGTCTTGAAGCCAACAGTTTGAAGAAAAGCAATTGGGGATTCTTGTTTACCGGGATTGTTGGTGGGACCCTGGTGGCTGTATATGCTGTGGCCACACCATTTATAACACCAGCCCTCCGAAGAATTTGTTTACCTTTTGTTCCTGCAACTACAAAGCAGATTGAAAATGTTGTGAAAATGTTGCGATGCAGAAGAGGATCCCTGGTGGACATTGGCAGTGGCGACGGACGTATC GTGATAGCAGCTGCAAAGGAAGGATTCCCGGCTGTGGGTTATGAGTTAAACCCGTGGCTAGTCTGGTACTCCAGATACTGCGCTTGGCGAGAAGGGGTGCAGGACTCTGCCAAGTTTTATATTTCAGATTTGTGGAAG GTGACTTTTTCGCAGTACTCCAACGTTGTTATTTTCGGCGTGCCTCAAATG AGGTATTTTCAGGAACTGAAATACAAAAGGACATTAGGAAATCCTTTCCTCTGA